One stretch of Rhinatrema bivittatum chromosome 8, aRhiBiv1.1, whole genome shotgun sequence DNA includes these proteins:
- the IZUMO4 gene encoding izumo sperm-egg fusion protein 4 isoform X6, which translates to MRAAAAGGTYIAGHSEGMKLDRQCGTPGLQTAGDAKERRGIVTAEAVRSVTPIRCPVPQALPGMGSAGIGLLLLLLLADLTRGCLRCDPTFSEKFASYQRNMNWKSWWIGDRTAARHILQQWPMRTLQALQLNIAPEIPQDLLHSVANKVYEKLDTVYKEFMYKPGIFPQILNSVLKAQILMLRDDIIQSRLDCEQQCGIYQYETISCVTCNSSVTACFGYNCRTAEEWEMALSSLPKYIPPANPSR; encoded by the exons ATGCGTGCTGCCGCTGCAGGGGGGACTTATATTGCAGGACACTCAGAGGGAATGAAGCTGGACCGCCAATGCGGAACGCCCGGGCTGCAAACTGCAGGCGATGCAAAGGAAAGAAGAGGCATTGTGACGGCCGAGGCCGTCCGCTCTGTGACGCCGATCAGGTGTCCGGTTCCGCAGGCTCTGCCGGGGATGGGGTCCGCCGGGAtcgggctgctgctgcttctgctgctggctgATCTGACCCGCGGCTGCCTGCGTTGTGATCCGACCTTCTCGGAGAAGTTCGCCTCCTACCAGCGGAACATGaactggaagtcctggtggaTCGGGGATCGGACGGCCGCCCGGCACATCCTGCAGCAGTGGCCGATGCGGACCTTGCAGGCGCTGCAACTCAACATCGCGCCGGAGATCC CTCAAGATTTGCTACATTCTGTGGCAAATAAAGTGTATGAAAAGCTTGACACCGTGTACAAGGAGTTTATGTACAAACCAG GTATTTTCCCTCAGATCTTGAACTCGGTTCTGAAGGCCCAGATCCTTATGCTTcgggatgacatcatccaaa GCAGACTCGACTGTGAGCAACAGTGCG GAATCTACCAATATGAAACAATTTCCTGTGTCACTTGTAACAGTTCCGTAACCGCCTGCTTTGGATATAACTGCAG GACAGCAGAAGAATGGGAAATGGCCTTATCAAGTCTCCCCAAATACAT CCCTCCTGCTAACCCAAG
- the IZUMO4 gene encoding izumo sperm-egg fusion protein 4 isoform X5: MRAAAAGGTYIAGHSEGMKLDRQCGTPGLQTAGDAKERRGIVTAEAVRSVTPIRCPVPQALPGMGSAGIGLLLLLLLADLTRGCLRCDPTFSEKFASYQRNMNWKSWWIGDRTAARHILQQWPMRTLQALQLNIAPEIPQDLLHSVANKVYEKLDTVYKEFMYKPGIFPQILNSVLKAQILMLRDDIIQSRLDCEQQCGIYQYETISCVTCNSSVTACFGYNCRTAEEWEMALSSLPKYIEFTSLGMNNIVMSSPPANPR; encoded by the exons ATGCGTGCTGCCGCTGCAGGGGGGACTTATATTGCAGGACACTCAGAGGGAATGAAGCTGGACCGCCAATGCGGAACGCCCGGGCTGCAAACTGCAGGCGATGCAAAGGAAAGAAGAGGCATTGTGACGGCCGAGGCCGTCCGCTCTGTGACGCCGATCAGGTGTCCGGTTCCGCAGGCTCTGCCGGGGATGGGGTCCGCCGGGAtcgggctgctgctgcttctgctgctggctgATCTGACCCGCGGCTGCCTGCGTTGTGATCCGACCTTCTCGGAGAAGTTCGCCTCCTACCAGCGGAACATGaactggaagtcctggtggaTCGGGGATCGGACGGCCGCCCGGCACATCCTGCAGCAGTGGCCGATGCGGACCTTGCAGGCGCTGCAACTCAACATCGCGCCGGAGATCC CTCAAGATTTGCTACATTCTGTGGCAAATAAAGTGTATGAAAAGCTTGACACCGTGTACAAGGAGTTTATGTACAAACCAG GTATTTTCCCTCAGATCTTGAACTCGGTTCTGAAGGCCCAGATCCTTATGCTTcgggatgacatcatccaaa GCAGACTCGACTGTGAGCAACAGTGCG GAATCTACCAATATGAAACAATTTCCTGTGTCACTTGTAACAGTTCCGTAACCGCCTGCTTTGGATATAACTGCAG GACAGCAGAAGAATGGGAAATGGCCTTATCAAGTCTCCCCAAATACAT AGAATTTACGTCTTTGGGAAT GAATAACATAGTAATGTCAAG CCCTCCTGCTAACCCAAG
- the IZUMO4 gene encoding izumo sperm-egg fusion protein 4 isoform X4, translating to MRAAAAGGTYIAGHSEGMKLDRQCGTPGLQTAGDAKERRGIVTAEAVRSVTPIRCPVPQALPGMGSAGIGLLLLLLLADLTRGCLRCDPTFSEKFASYQRNMNWKSWWIGDRTAARHILQQWPMRTLQALQLNIAPEIPQDLLHSVANKVYEKLDTVYKEFMYKPGIFPQILNSVLKAQILMLRDDIIQSRLDCEQQCGIYQYETISCVTCNSSVTACFGYNCRTAEEWEMALSSLPKYIEFTSLGMNNIVMSSPPANPSR from the exons ATGCGTGCTGCCGCTGCAGGGGGGACTTATATTGCAGGACACTCAGAGGGAATGAAGCTGGACCGCCAATGCGGAACGCCCGGGCTGCAAACTGCAGGCGATGCAAAGGAAAGAAGAGGCATTGTGACGGCCGAGGCCGTCCGCTCTGTGACGCCGATCAGGTGTCCGGTTCCGCAGGCTCTGCCGGGGATGGGGTCCGCCGGGAtcgggctgctgctgcttctgctgctggctgATCTGACCCGCGGCTGCCTGCGTTGTGATCCGACCTTCTCGGAGAAGTTCGCCTCCTACCAGCGGAACATGaactggaagtcctggtggaTCGGGGATCGGACGGCCGCCCGGCACATCCTGCAGCAGTGGCCGATGCGGACCTTGCAGGCGCTGCAACTCAACATCGCGCCGGAGATCC CTCAAGATTTGCTACATTCTGTGGCAAATAAAGTGTATGAAAAGCTTGACACCGTGTACAAGGAGTTTATGTACAAACCAG GTATTTTCCCTCAGATCTTGAACTCGGTTCTGAAGGCCCAGATCCTTATGCTTcgggatgacatcatccaaa GCAGACTCGACTGTGAGCAACAGTGCG GAATCTACCAATATGAAACAATTTCCTGTGTCACTTGTAACAGTTCCGTAACCGCCTGCTTTGGATATAACTGCAG GACAGCAGAAGAATGGGAAATGGCCTTATCAAGTCTCCCCAAATACAT AGAATTTACGTCTTTGGGAAT GAATAACATAGTAATGTCAAG CCCTCCTGCTAACCCAAG